A region of Lycium barbarum isolate Lr01 chromosome 1, ASM1917538v2, whole genome shotgun sequence DNA encodes the following proteins:
- the LOC132633189 gene encoding peroxisomal membrane protein 11C-like, translated as MSTLDVARAELALAVLYLNKAEARDKICRAIQYGSKFLSDGQPGTAQNVDKSTSLARKLFRLFKFINDLHALISPNAPGTPLPLILLGKSKNALLSTYLFLDQIVWLGRTGIYKNKERTELIARISLFCYMGSSICTTLVEIGELGRLSTSMKRLERELKKTDKYKDEQYRSKLQKSNERSLALIKAGLDIVVAVGLLQLSPKKVTPRVTGAFGFVSSLISCYQLLPSPPKAKAS; from the exons ATGAGTACCTTAGATGTTGCCCGAGCAGAGCTTGCACTTGCAGTATTGTATTTGAACAAAGCAGAGGCAAGGGACAAGATATGCAGGGCTATTCAATATGGTTCAAAATTCCTGAGTGATGGACAGCCTGGGACTGCCCAAAATGTTGACAAATCAACTAGTTTAGCAAGGAAATTATTCCGTCTTTTCAAG TTTAtcaatgatctgcatgctcttatTAGCCCAAATGCCCCAGGAACCCCACTTCCACTCATCTTGTTGGGAAAG TCAAAAAATGCATTACTATCAACTTACTTGTTTCTGGATCAAATCGTCTGGCTTGGAAGGACAGGCATTTACAAG AACAAAGAACGCACAGAGTTAATTGCCAGGATCTCTCTCTTTTGTTATATGGGATCCTCAATTTGTACCACCTTGGTGGAG ATTGGGGAACTTGGAAGGCTTTCAACATCGATGAAAAGGTTGGAAAGGGAACTAAAGAAAACTGATAAATATAAG GATGAGCAATATCGGAGTAAGCTTCAAAAGTCAAACGAGAGATCTCTAGCCTTGATTAAGGCAGGCCTGGATATAGTGGTTGCTGTTGGATTGCTTCAATTGTCGCCCAAGAAAGTCACCCCTCGTGTAACGGGAGCCTTTGGATTCGTTAGCTCGCTGATTTCATGTTATCAG TTGCTTCCATCACCGCCAAAGGCCAAAGCGTCCTGA